Below is a genomic region from Stutzerimonas stutzeri.
AACCAGAGCCTGTTTCTGAAGGGGCCGTCCGGTAGCGGCAAGACCACCTTGCTCGGCCTGATCGGCGGGGTGCAGAAAGCGCAGCGCGGAACCGTCCAGTTGCTCGGCACCGACCTCGCCGCGCTATCCGCTGGCGCGCGGGACCGTTTTCGCGTCGACCACACCGGCTACATCTTCCAGCAATTCAACCTGCTGCCCTTTCTCTCGGTGGCCGAGAATGTGGCGTTGCCCTGCCACTTCTCGACGGCACGCGCCGAGCGCGCCCGGCAGCGGCATGGCAGCGTGACGCAAGCAGCTGCAAGCCTGCTGCAGCATCTCGGGCTTTCCAGAAACCTGCTCGAGCGACGTGCCGAAGCCTTGTCGATCGGCCAGCAACAGCGCGTCGCCGCGGCACGTGCGCTGATCGGCCAACCAGAACTGGTGATTGCCGACGAGCCCACCTCAGCGCTCGACGCCGACAGCCGGGAGGCCTTCCTGCAATTGCTCTTCGCCGAATGCCGCGAAGCCGGCTCAAGCCTGCTGTTCGTCAGCCATGACCAGAGCCTGGCGCCGCTGTTCGACCGTAGTCTGTCCTTGGCGGACCTCAACCGCGCCGCTCGCGCCCCGGAGATATAGGCCATGTACCTGCTGCGCCTGGCCTTGGCGAGCCTGAACAATCGCCGCTTCACCGCCCTGCTCACCGTCTTCGCCATTGCCCTCTCGGTGTGCCTGTTGTTGGCCGTCGAGCGTGTGCGCACCGAAGCCCGCGCCAGTTTCGCCAGCACCATCAGCGGTACGGACCTCATCGTCGGCGCCCGTTCCGGCTCGGTGAATCTGTTGCTGTATTCGGTGTTCCGCATCGGCAACGCCACCAACAACATTCGCTGGGACAGCTTCGAGCACTTCGCCGCGCATCCTCGCGTCAGCTGGGCCATCCCGATCTCGCTGGGCGACTCCCATCGCGGCTATCGGGTCATGGGCACCAGCCGCGCCTATTTCGATCATTACCGTTACGGTCGCAAGCAGCCGCTGCAACTGGCACAAGGTCGCCCCTTTGCCGAAGACCCGTTCGAGGTGGTGCTGGGCGCCGAAGTGGCCGACGCGCTGCACTACAAGCTGGACGACCAGCTGGTGCTGGCGCACGGCGTGTCGACGGTCAGCCTGGTCAAGCATGACGACAAGCCCTTTCGCGTCGTCGGCATCCTCAAGCGTACCGGCACGCCGGTGGATCGCACCCTGCACATCAATCTGGCCGGCATGGAAGCCCTGCACATCGACTGGCAGAACGGCATGCCGGCCCGCGGCGCGGCGCGCATCGACGCCGAGCAGGCACGTCAGATGGATTTGCAGCCCAAGCAGATCACCGCCTTCATGCTCGGCCTCAACAGCAAGATCGCCACCTTCGCGCTGCAGCGCGAAATCAACCAGTATCGCGGCGAACCGCTGCTGGCCATTCTCCCGGGTGTGGCCTTGCAGGAGCTCTGGAGCCTGATGGGCACGGCGGAAAAGGCCCTGTTCGTGGTATCGCTGTTCGTCGTGCTGACCGGCTTGATCGGCATGCTGACGGCGATCCTGACCAGCCTCAACGAACGGCGTCGGGAGATGGCGATCCTGCGCTCGGTGGGTGCGCGGCCCTGGCATATCGCCAGCCTGTTGATACTCGAGGCGTTCAGCCTGGCGCTGGCCGGGGTCCTGTTCGGCCTGCTGTTGCTGTACGTCGCGATTGCGGCGGCGCAAGGACCGTTGCAGAGCCAGTACGGACTCGACCTGCCGTTGGCCTTGCCCAGCACCTATGAGTGGTCATTGCTTGCCGGCATACTGCTTGCCGGGCTGCTCATGGGTGGCGTGCCGGCCTGGCGCGCCTACCGGCAGTCCCTGGCCGACGGCCTGTCGATCAGACTATGAGGAACGCCATGTCTCGCCTGTTGCTCGCAACGCTGCTAGTTCTCGCGGCGCCCTTCACCATTGCCGATGTCCGAGAGCTGCAGTGGTCGGACCTGATACCCGCGGACGCTCCACCGCCTCCACCACCGGTGGCGATGCACGACCTGTCGCAGCTGGCCGACGCACTGGCCGCCGAAACGGGACCGGCAGCGGCGCAGCAATCGCCCGCCGAGCCGGTCGTCAAAGCGCTCGATGGCGTTCAAATCAAACTACCAGGCTATATCGTGCCGCTGGACATGAGCGAGGACGGCCGGGTAACCGAATTCCTCCTGGTGCCCTACTTCGGCGCCTGCATCCACGTGCCACCACCGCCATCCAACCAGATCGTGCATGCCACCAGCGAGCTGGGCGTCAAGGTCGACGAGCTGTATCAGCCGTTCTGGATCGAAGGGCCGTTGAAGGTCGAACACGCGACCAGCGAGCTGGCCGATGCGGGTTATCGCATGGAAGCGCAGAAAATCTATCTCTACGAGCTCGAATAAAGGCAGTCTTGTCGCGGCCTGAGCGGCTTGATCAGCGGGACGATCATCGCCGAAGTCCGCTTGCACAAGCTGATCGCCACGCCAGTAGCCGCGCGCCGAATCGCTCGCCGCGGCCAGCAACTGGCATCCAGACGCCTGGCAACCAGAGCGCATAGACGCGAAACCCCGCATCCTTGGCGGGGTTCCGTGCAAATCTGCTGGCAGGTGTAAAGTCGCCCAAAAGCCAGGCGCGGTGTCAGTTGCCGAGTCGCTCCGCCAACCTGTCAGCGAGTGCTGGCGACCTGACGCTGGCGCTCGAAGCTCAACTCGCCTTGGGCCCACTCGCGCCAGGAACGAACCTTGCGCCGCTCGGCACCCGCGCGCTCGGCCTGCTTCAGCGCTTCGAGGCCGGCCTGCCAGCGGGCCTGCTCCAACTCCAGCTGAGCGACATTCATCCAGAGCTTGGCGCTTCCGGACGTCTGGGCCAGATCACGGTAGATCCGTGCCGCTTCCGCGCGCTCGCGTGCCTGCCACCAGAGCATGCCCAAGCGCTCACGCCGCTGGGCATCGCCGGGCAGAAGGCGCGACTCCAGCATGCCTTGCAACAGCTTCGCGCCTTGCCAGGGCTGGCCGGCCGCGCCTGCCAGGAGCACCAGGTTGTCCAGCTCCGCCTCGCTGAAGCGCAGCCCTTTGGCATGCGCTGCACGGAGGGTCGCGAGCGCCTTGTCCTCGTCACCGCCCATCTGCTGCAAACTCGCCAACTGGCGCCAGCGTTTTACCTGATCAGGATGACGGGCTAGCAACTGTCTTTGCCAACGCTCGGCAGTCTCGTAGCGCTTCAGCTCGGCGTTGCCCGCGACCAGAAACTGCAACCAGGTGTCGGCCGCGTTGGGATTGGCCTGAACATAGCGCTCAGCCAATGGCAGCGCCTTCGCGTGTTGCCCGAGCCCCTGGTAAGCCTGCACCAGCATCTGCAGCACGTCCTCGCTGGCCTGGGCTGGCGAGCCCAGCAGGCTGACAACCTTGGCGTAGCGCCGCTCGATCAGATTGAGTTTCGCCAGGTTGAGCCGCTCTGTCGGCAACATCGCCTCGTCCAGCTTGCCGCTGGCGATCGCCTTGTCGAGCAAGTCGAGCGCTTGCCGACTGTTACCCTCGGCCCAGGCCAGATAGGCCTCACTGCGCCATAGCAAAGCCTGTTCTGCGCTACCTGGCTTGGCCTCGACCTGCTTCAAAGCACGATGTGCAGCAGCG
It encodes:
- a CDS encoding ABC transporter permease is translated as MYLLRLALASLNNRRFTALLTVFAIALSVCLLLAVERVRTEARASFASTISGTDLIVGARSGSVNLLLYSVFRIGNATNNIRWDSFEHFAAHPRVSWAIPISLGDSHRGYRVMGTSRAYFDHYRYGRKQPLQLAQGRPFAEDPFEVVLGAEVADALHYKLDDQLVLAHGVSTVSLVKHDDKPFRVVGILKRTGTPVDRTLHINLAGMEALHIDWQNGMPARGAARIDAEQARQMDLQPKQITAFMLGLNSKIATFALQREINQYRGEPLLAILPGVALQELWSLMGTAEKALFVVSLFVVLTGLIGMLTAILTSLNERRREMAILRSVGARPWHIASLLILEAFSLALAGVLFGLLLLYVAIAAAQGPLQSQYGLDLPLALPSTYEWSLLAGILLAGLLMGGVPAWRAYRQSLADGLSIRL
- a CDS encoding ABC transporter ATP-binding protein; this encodes MTAPLLNLHQLGFAWPGQADLLDIPAFTLERNQSLFLKGPSGSGKTTLLGLIGGVQKAQRGTVQLLGTDLAALSAGARDRFRVDHTGYIFQQFNLLPFLSVAENVALPCHFSTARAERARQRHGSVTQAAASLLQHLGLSRNLLERRAEALSIGQQQRVAAARALIGQPELVIADEPTSALDADSREAFLQLLFAECREAGSSLLFVSHDQSLAPLFDRSLSLADLNRAARAPEI
- a CDS encoding DUF3299 domain-containing protein; this encodes MSRLLLATLLVLAAPFTIADVRELQWSDLIPADAPPPPPPVAMHDLSQLADALAAETGPAAAQQSPAEPVVKALDGVQIKLPGYIVPLDMSEDGRVTEFLLVPYFGACIHVPPPPSNQIVHATSELGVKVDELYQPFWIEGPLKVEHATSELADAGYRMEAQKIYLYELE
- a CDS encoding tetratricopeptide repeat protein, whose amino-acid sequence is MPRLLLLISLLFAVSAHAAQSIDPSIFKALERAQSAQEKGDYAAAHRALKQVEAKPGSAEQALLWRSEAYLAWAEGNSRQALDLLDKAIASGKLDEAMLPTERLNLAKLNLIERRYAKVVSLLGSPAQASEDVLQMLVQAYQGLGQHAKALPLAERYVQANPNAADTWLQFLVAGNAELKRYETAERWQRQLLARHPDQVKRWRQLASLQQMGGDEDKALATLRAAHAKGLRFSEAELDNLVLLAGAAGQPWQGAKLLQGMLESRLLPGDAQRRERLGMLWWQARERAEAARIYRDLAQTSGSAKLWMNVAQLELEQARWQAGLEALKQAERAGAERRKVRSWREWAQGELSFERQRQVASTR